The following coding sequences lie in one Lolium perenne isolate Kyuss_39 chromosome 2, Kyuss_2.0, whole genome shotgun sequence genomic window:
- the LOC127334152 gene encoding uncharacterized protein, whose protein sequence is MEESISSSSRSRTAGASFFYRDVHCCYPSVDGPRAAAEASEDSGWTAYFYDDEDGDRYLQLQASQEEPAAPALPAPRKKKKANRHGHGHGDRASASTVSTASKAKARKKKEVPKEEKKRPRWESADEDPLQDTASSMPANATPQLQLQDGWQIAGCYDQQRSSDTALQWIPPGDAHGLPGQATRCREEGIASCLISPS, encoded by the exons ATGGAGGAATCCATCAGTAGCTCTTCTAGGAGTAGGACCGCCGGCGCTTCCTTCTTCTACCGCGACGTCCACTGCTGCTACCCATCCGTCGACGGGCCTCGTGCAGCAGCGGAGGCCTCCGAGGACAGCGGTTGGACGGCCTACTTTTACGACGACGAAGACGGCGACAGATACCTGCAGTTGCAGGCCTCCCAAGAGGAGCCAGCGGCGCCGGCGCTCCCGGctccgaggaagaagaagaaggcgaaccgGCACGGCCATGGACACGGCGATCGCGCTTCCGCTTCCACGGTGTCCACCGCTAGCAAGGCCAAGGCCAGGAAGAAGAAGGAAGTCcccaaggaggagaagaagaggcCTCGCTGGGAATCAGCTGATGAAGACCCTCTGCAAGACACCGCCTCCTCCATGCCTGCAAATGCAACTCCTCAGCTGCAGCTGCAG GATGGTTGGCAAATTGCTGGCTGTTACGATCAGCAGAGATCATCAGACACAGCGCTGCAGTGGATCCCTCCAGGAGACGCACATGGATTACCGGGACAGGCCACCAGATGCAGAGAAGAGGGGATTGCATCATGCTTAATTAGTCCCTCCTAA
- the LOC127334154 gene encoding uncharacterized protein, whose product MDACTGVDQGGKRYWQRIEDQYHQLKPRTKSMADRSYRSLEGRWNIIKPACSRWSAAMDQVADNPPSGCIPEDYPKYAQQRYKDMAGSKNKEFQFEHCFSILQHLPKWKLRDNEPKCKKEALITMDDEAEDMRGRNTGKPEGNKKAKERVKVELEAASFREKLDQLMKSKEALTMKTLETKLLITDKKSEVKLAKVQARKELDMKMIKAKEAKAMKELLAEEREIMMMRTDGMDEDQLAWWKETKADIIARKMAARQARAQGESPASGGAGGDGSLDG is encoded by the exons ATGGATGCGTGCACCGGAGTGGACCAAGGCGGCAAGCGCTATTGGCAGCGCATTGAGGATCAATACCACCAGTTGAAGCCTCGCACGAAGAGCATGGCGGACAGATCCTACCGCTCCCTTGAAGGCCGATGGAACATCATCAAGCCGGCTTGTTCTCGTTGGAGTGCTGCCATGGATCAAGTGGCCGACAACCCTCCTAGTGGATGCATACCGGAGGACTAT CCcaagtatgctcaacaacggtacaAGGACATGGCCGGCTCAAAGAACAAGGAATTTCAATTTGAACATTGCTTTTCCATCCTTCAACATCTTCCTAAATGGAAGTTGCGGGACAACGAGCCAAAGTGCAAGAAGGAGGCACTTATCACCATGGATGATGAAGCGGAGGACATGCGTGGGAGAAACACCGGCAAGCCCGAgggcaacaagaaggccaaggagagggtcaaggtagaacttgaagcagctagcttccgggagaagttggatcaactcatgaagtccaaggaggcattgacgatgaagacgttggagaccaagctcctcatcaccgacaagaagagtgaggtgaagcttgccaaggtgcaagcaaggaaggagcttgacatgaagatgatcaaagccaaagaagccaaggccatgaaggagctcttggccgaggagagggaaatcatgatgatgcgcacggacggcatggacgaggatcagctggcgtggtggaaggagaccaaggcggacatcattgcgaggaagatggctgcgcgtcaagctcgtgctcaaggtgagtctccggcgagcggtggcgccggtggagatggatcccttgatggttga
- the LOC127334153 gene encoding DDRGK domain-containing protein 1 isoform X1 encodes MMDDAGGILAAVVCALLVFAIFPLLLWRRRSDAATAAGDNHRLPPQPLEGERVVRGGAAARRMRRRPAAASSSAASTSRDVADDEGETDEEDVQENNNARRRSKKKEKKRQEREEQRQDDDEAPPPPVDSRKAKQDRYDAMRRKKDEEREAQERLLEQQALARKAKEEEAAALEFEKWKEAFSVDAEGTTESETQDDGQGLLHNFVEYIKKQKCVPLEDLAGEFGMRTQDCINRIITLEGMDRLSGVMDDRGKFIYISIEEMQAVADYIRKHGRVSISHLANNSNQFIDLEPKPVYDENEESHHQDESVPPQAQTQIPAESS; translated from the exons ATGATGGACGACGCCGGCGGGATCTTGGCCGCCGTCGTGTGCGCGCTGCTGGTCTTCGCCATCTTTCCCCTCCTCCTCTGGCGCCGCCGCTCCGATGCCGCCACCGCTGCCGGCGACAACCACCGTCTCCCGCCTCAGCCACTAGAG GGTGAACGGGTGGTGCGTGGCGGCGCTGCAGCGCGCCGGATGCGTAGGAGGCCCGCAGCGGCGAGCTCTTCAGCAGCATCCACCAGCCGTGATG TTGCAGATGACGAGGGTGAGACTGACGAGGAGGACGTCCAGGAGAATAACAATGCCCGCAGACGctccaagaagaaggagaagaaaaggcaGGAGAGAGAGGAGCAGCGTCAG GATGATGATGAAGCGCCGCCACCACCAGTTGATTCAAGGAAGGCTAAACAAGATCGTTATGATGCAATGAGAAGGAAGAAGGATGAGGAGCGTGAGGCCCAAGAGAGATTATTG GAACAACAAGCACTGGCACGGAAAGCCAAGGAAGAGGAGGCTGCTGCTCTGGAATTTGAGAAATGGAAAGAGGCATTTTCAGTTGATGCTGAAGGGACAACTGAAAGCGAGACACAAGATGATGGCCAGGGCTTGCTCCACAATTTTGTGGAGTACATCAAG AAGCAGAAGTGTGTTCCGCTAGAGGACCTTGCTGGAGAGTTTGGAATGCGAACCCAG GATTGTATTAACCGAATTATTACACTTGAAGGCATGG ATAGATTATCTGGCGTGATGGATGATCGTGGAAAGTTCATATATATATCCATCGAGGAGATGCAGGCTGTTGCAGATTACATCAGGAAACACGGGAGGGTGAGCATATCACATTTGGCCAACAACTCGAACCAATTCATCGATCTGGAGCCAAAGCCTGTGTACGACGAGAATGAGGAGAGCCATCATCAAGATGAAAGCGTGCCCCCGCAGGCGCAGACCCAGATCCCCGCTGAGAGCTCGTGA
- the LOC127334153 gene encoding DDRGK domain-containing protein 1 isoform X2, translated as MMDDAGGILAAVVCALLVFAIFPLLLWRRRSDAATAAGDNHRLPPQPLEGERVVRGGAAARRMRRRPAAASSSAASTSRDDDEGETDEEDVQENNNARRRSKKKEKKRQEREEQRQDDDEAPPPPVDSRKAKQDRYDAMRRKKDEEREAQERLLEQQALARKAKEEEAAALEFEKWKEAFSVDAEGTTESETQDDGQGLLHNFVEYIKKQKCVPLEDLAGEFGMRTQDCINRIITLEGMDRLSGVMDDRGKFIYISIEEMQAVADYIRKHGRVSISHLANNSNQFIDLEPKPVYDENEESHHQDESVPPQAQTQIPAESS; from the exons ATGATGGACGACGCCGGCGGGATCTTGGCCGCCGTCGTGTGCGCGCTGCTGGTCTTCGCCATCTTTCCCCTCCTCCTCTGGCGCCGCCGCTCCGATGCCGCCACCGCTGCCGGCGACAACCACCGTCTCCCGCCTCAGCCACTAGAG GGTGAACGGGTGGTGCGTGGCGGCGCTGCAGCGCGCCGGATGCGTAGGAGGCCCGCAGCGGCGAGCTCTTCAGCAGCATCCACCAGCCGTGATG ATGACGAGGGTGAGACTGACGAGGAGGACGTCCAGGAGAATAACAATGCCCGCAGACGctccaagaagaaggagaagaaaaggcaGGAGAGAGAGGAGCAGCGTCAG GATGATGATGAAGCGCCGCCACCACCAGTTGATTCAAGGAAGGCTAAACAAGATCGTTATGATGCAATGAGAAGGAAGAAGGATGAGGAGCGTGAGGCCCAAGAGAGATTATTG GAACAACAAGCACTGGCACGGAAAGCCAAGGAAGAGGAGGCTGCTGCTCTGGAATTTGAGAAATGGAAAGAGGCATTTTCAGTTGATGCTGAAGGGACAACTGAAAGCGAGACACAAGATGATGGCCAGGGCTTGCTCCACAATTTTGTGGAGTACATCAAG AAGCAGAAGTGTGTTCCGCTAGAGGACCTTGCTGGAGAGTTTGGAATGCGAACCCAG GATTGTATTAACCGAATTATTACACTTGAAGGCATGG ATAGATTATCTGGCGTGATGGATGATCGTGGAAAGTTCATATATATATCCATCGAGGAGATGCAGGCTGTTGCAGATTACATCAGGAAACACGGGAGGGTGAGCATATCACATTTGGCCAACAACTCGAACCAATTCATCGATCTGGAGCCAAAGCCTGTGTACGACGAGAATGAGGAGAGCCATCATCAAGATGAAAGCGTGCCCCCGCAGGCGCAGACCCAGATCCCCGCTGAGAGCTCGTGA